In Halopelagius inordinatus, a single genomic region encodes these proteins:
- a CDS encoding M24 family metallopeptidase — MTDDERVRTHLADRRERLDDYLDGEGIDSVWFARPNSFSWLTGGSNAVDRHADIGVAAAGYDRDEGWRVVTDNIEADRLREEELPAAFDVAEAAWYDASLAEAVADRTDGDAAADFDVPGFDGVDATELRQPLSETDVERYRELGADVAAAVERVAREIESGDTEHEVAAALRIALATRNVDAPVVLVGGAERAQAYRHYTPTFAELGDYALVSVTGERGGLYASTTRTVAFDPPSWLKDRHEAAMQVETTALAATQSAARNGGDAADVFDDIVTAYEDAGEPDEWREHHQGGAAGFAGREWFAAPDEERPVHAPMAYAYNPTVRGAKSEDTVLVTDDGAEVLTETGEWPTRTVEARGGEFAVERPEILVAEE; from the coding sequence ATGACCGACGACGAACGAGTCCGGACGCACCTCGCGGACCGACGCGAACGACTCGACGACTATCTCGACGGAGAGGGCATCGATTCCGTCTGGTTCGCCCGCCCGAACTCCTTTTCGTGGCTCACCGGCGGGAGCAACGCGGTGGACCGTCACGCGGATATCGGCGTCGCCGCCGCGGGGTACGACCGAGACGAGGGGTGGCGCGTCGTCACGGACAACATCGAAGCCGACCGACTCCGCGAGGAGGAACTCCCCGCGGCGTTCGACGTGGCGGAGGCGGCGTGGTACGACGCCTCTCTCGCGGAGGCCGTCGCCGACCGGACGGACGGGGACGCCGCGGCGGACTTCGACGTGCCCGGCTTTGACGGCGTCGACGCGACGGAACTCAGGCAACCGCTCTCGGAGACGGACGTAGAGCGCTACCGCGAACTCGGGGCTGACGTGGCGGCGGCCGTCGAACGCGTCGCCCGCGAGATAGAGTCCGGCGACACGGAACACGAAGTCGCCGCCGCACTCAGAATCGCACTCGCGACGCGGAACGTCGACGCGCCCGTCGTCCTCGTCGGCGGGGCCGAGAGGGCGCAGGCGTACCGCCACTACACGCCGACGTTCGCGGAACTCGGCGACTACGCGCTCGTCTCCGTGACGGGAGAACGCGGCGGCCTGTACGCGAGTACCACCCGAACCGTGGCGTTCGACCCGCCCTCGTGGTTGAAGGACCGCCACGAGGCGGCGATGCAGGTGGAGACGACGGCACTGGCGGCGACGCAGTCCGCGGCCCGGAACGGCGGCGACGCCGCCGACGTGTTCGACGACATCGTCACCGCGTACGAGGACGCGGGCGAACCCGACGAGTGGCGCGAACACCACCAAGGCGGCGCGGCCGGGTTCGCCGGGCGCGAGTGGTTCGCCGCCCCCGACGAGGAACGGCCGGTCCACGCGCCGATGGCGTACGCCTACAACCCGACCGTCCGGGGCGCAAAGTCCGAAGACACCGTCCTCGTCACCGACGACGGCGCGGAGGTGCTGACCGAGACGGGCGAGTGGCCGACTCGCACCGTCGAAGCGCGGGGCGGCGAGTTCGCCGTCGAACGCCCCGAGATACTCGTCGCAGAGGAGTAA
- a CDS encoding NADP-dependent malic enzyme: MGLDDDAREYHREDPPGKIEISTTKPTNTQRDLSLAYSPGVAAPCLDIDEDPEKAYEYTAKGNLVGVVSNGSAVLGLGDIGAQASKPVMEGKGVLFKRFADIDVFDIELDLEDTESIVAATAAMEPTFGGINLEDIKAPECFEIEEQLRERVSIPVFHDDQHGTAIISGAALINAADIVDKDLEDLDIVFSGAGASAIASARFYVSLGAKKENIVMCDSDGVITTDRDDVNEYKREFANDVEADTLAEAMEGADVFVGLSVGGIVSQEMVRSMADDPVIFAMANPDPEIGYEEAKEARDDTVIMATGRSDYPNQVNNVLGFPFIFRGALDARATEINEEMKRAAAHALADLAKQDVPDAVVKAYGDQPLQFGPDYVIPKPLDPRVLFKVAPAVAQAAMTSGSARTDLDMQAYEERLEARLGKSREMMRVILNKAKSDPKRVALAEGTDEKMVRAAYQMQDQGIAEPVLVGDRDSITAIAADLGLDFEPEVVDPKNGDWDHYADRLYELRQRKGLTKNEAHEWIRGDTNYFASVMVEEGDADAMLTGLTHHYPSALRPPLQVIGTAPEANYAAGVYMLTFKNRVIFCADTTVNLDPDAETLAEVTKHTAELARRFNVEPRAAMLSYSNFGSVTNEGTKKPRDAVELMHDDPEVDFQVDGEMQADTAVVEDILEGTYEFSDLEDPANVLVFPNLEAGNIGYKLLQRLGGAEAIGPMLVGMDKPVHVLQRGDEVKDIVNLGAVAVVDAQNE; the protein is encoded by the coding sequence ATGGGACTAGACGACGACGCGCGGGAGTACCACCGCGAGGACCCGCCGGGTAAGATAGAGATTTCGACGACCAAACCGACGAACACCCAACGCGATCTGAGTCTGGCGTACTCGCCGGGCGTCGCCGCGCCGTGTCTCGACATCGACGAGGACCCGGAGAAAGCCTACGAGTACACCGCGAAGGGGAATCTCGTCGGCGTCGTCTCGAACGGGTCTGCGGTTCTCGGCCTCGGTGACATCGGCGCACAAGCGTCGAAGCCCGTCATGGAGGGGAAAGGCGTCCTGTTCAAGCGGTTCGCCGACATCGACGTGTTCGACATCGAACTGGACCTCGAAGACACGGAGTCCATCGTCGCCGCCACCGCCGCGATGGAACCGACGTTCGGCGGCATCAACTTAGAGGACATCAAGGCCCCCGAGTGCTTCGAGATAGAGGAACAACTCCGCGAACGGGTGTCGATTCCCGTCTTCCACGACGACCAACACGGAACGGCCATCATCTCGGGGGCGGCCCTCATCAACGCCGCCGACATCGTCGACAAGGACCTCGAAGACCTCGATATCGTCTTCTCGGGGGCCGGGGCGTCCGCAATCGCCAGCGCGCGGTTCTACGTCTCTCTCGGCGCGAAAAAGGAGAACATCGTGATGTGCGACTCCGACGGCGTCATCACGACGGACCGCGACGACGTGAACGAGTACAAGCGCGAGTTCGCGAACGACGTGGAAGCGGACACCCTCGCGGAGGCGATGGAGGGCGCGGACGTGTTCGTCGGCCTCTCGGTCGGCGGCATCGTCTCTCAGGAGATGGTGCGGTCGATGGCCGACGACCCCGTCATCTTCGCGATGGCGAACCCGGACCCCGAAATCGGCTACGAGGAGGCCAAAGAGGCCCGCGACGACACGGTCATCATGGCTACCGGGCGCTCGGACTACCCGAATCAGGTGAACAACGTGCTCGGATTCCCCTTTATCTTCCGCGGCGCACTCGACGCGCGCGCGACTGAGATAAACGAGGAGATGAAACGCGCCGCGGCGCACGCACTCGCGGACTTGGCAAAGCAGGACGTCCCCGACGCCGTCGTCAAGGCCTACGGCGACCAACCGCTTCAGTTCGGCCCCGACTACGTCATCCCGAAACCGCTCGACCCCCGGGTCCTGTTCAAGGTCGCTCCCGCCGTCGCACAGGCCGCGATGACGAGTGGGTCCGCGCGGACCGACCTCGACATGCAGGCGTACGAGGAACGCCTCGAAGCCCGCCTCGGAAAGTCCCGCGAGATGATGCGCGTCATCCTCAACAAGGCGAAATCGGACCCCAAACGCGTCGCCCTCGCGGAGGGGACAGACGAGAAGATGGTCCGGGCCGCGTACCAGATGCAGGACCAAGGTATCGCGGAACCCGTCCTCGTCGGCGACAGAGACAGCATCACCGCCATCGCCGCGGACCTCGGGTTGGACTTCGAACCCGAAGTCGTCGACCCGAAGAACGGCGACTGGGACCACTACGCCGACCGCCTGTACGAACTCCGACAGCGGAAGGGCCTCACGAAAAACGAGGCACACGAGTGGATTCGCGGCGACACGAACTACTTCGCGAGCGTGATGGTAGAGGAGGGCGACGCCGACGCGATGCTGACCGGCCTCACCCACCACTACCCCTCGGCGCTTCGCCCGCCGTTGCAGGTCATCGGCACCGCCCCCGAGGCGAACTACGCCGCCGGGGTGTACATGCTGACGTTCAAGAACCGCGTCATCTTCTGCGCCGACACGACGGTGAATCTGGACCCCGACGCCGAGACGTTGGCCGAGGTGACGAAACACACCGCCGAGTTGGCGCGCCGATTCAACGTCGAACCGCGCGCGGCGATGCTGTCGTACTCGAACTTCGGCAGCGTCACCAACGAGGGGACGAAGAAACCGCGCGACGCGGTGGAACTGATGCACGACGACCCCGAGGTGGACTTCCAGGTGGACGGCGAGATGCAGGCCGACACCGCCGTCGTCGAGGACATCCTCGAAGGCACCTACGAGTTCTCGGACCTCGAAGACCCGGCGAACGTGCTCGTGTTCCCGAACCTCGAAGCGGGTAACATCGGCTACAAACTCCTCCAACGCCTCGGCGGCGCGGAGGCCATCGGCCCGATGCTCGTCGGCATGGACAAACCGGTCCACGTCCTCCAACGGGGCGACGAGGTAAAGGACATCGTCAACCTCGGCGCGGTGGCCGTGGTGGACGCACAGAACGAGTAG
- a CDS encoding twin-arginine translocase subunit TatC produces MSSEATRASSGPAPWRTTLGAVVRANGQRLVAVFSLTTIAVTAAFVTTGFDLQTLLPASFGPVAVSPLTEQVEYNRLAVEIGLLAGVVAAVLFVVPHLRRNDGVRFRRARRPFAVAAVGFLFGVAVGRTLVLPATFEMFADHVLDVDAAVGPYWVTELGLFFPVALGVAVAFPALAVGAVRAGLLPRLTTARHRTSAAIPLVVFSATHAPPTPTAFALYAAPLLAGLGVGVAWLEFVDSETVGRYGDE; encoded by the coding sequence GTGTCGTCTGAAGCCACTCGTGCGTCCTCGGGCCCCGCCCCGTGGCGCACGACGCTCGGTGCCGTCGTCCGCGCGAACGGGCAGAGACTGGTCGCCGTCTTCTCGCTGACGACTATCGCCGTCACCGCCGCGTTCGTCACGACCGGATTCGACCTCCAGACGCTTCTCCCGGCGTCGTTCGGACCGGTCGCCGTCTCACCGCTTACGGAACAGGTCGAGTACAACCGCCTCGCCGTCGAAATCGGACTTCTCGCGGGCGTCGTCGCGGCGGTACTCTTCGTCGTGCCCCATCTCCGCCGGAACGACGGCGTGCGGTTCCGCCGCGCGCGGAGGCCCTTCGCAGTCGCCGCCGTCGGGTTTCTCTTCGGTGTCGCAGTCGGCCGAACGCTCGTCCTTCCGGCGACGTTCGAGATGTTCGCAGACCACGTCCTCGACGTCGACGCCGCCGTCGGCCCGTACTGGGTGACGGAACTGGGGCTTTTCTTCCCCGTCGCACTCGGCGTCGCAGTCGCGTTCCCCGCCCTCGCCGTCGGCGCGGTTCGGGCGGGACTGCTCCCGCGTCTCACCACCGCCCGCCACCGCACGTCCGCGGCGATTCCGCTCGTCGTCTTCTCTGCGACGCACGCCCCGCCGACGCCCACCGCGTTCGCACTCTACGCCGCGCCCCTCCTCGCCGGACTCGGCGTCGGCGTCGCGTGGTTGGAGTTTGTCGACTCGGAGACGGTCGGTCGCTACGGCGACGAGTAG
- a CDS encoding ribonuclease H family protein, producing the protein MAVHGRSTLRDLFDDSPTPHIAHPPRTHHRHFYVATDGSYRPDGGGLGAVIEARDGTRVARIAVPDAAPDNNVAEYRALHLGLDVLAARTPPQTRVGVLVDHDDLAANVNTEVLAAAGPDWQAGRSQSIPRGSDNHWRGIRARIAGFGELRAARIDGRDNPAHPLANAPGEYAHVNYRTDRCVLPEPLSGETADADDPQYPPPSRFESHASD; encoded by the coding sequence ATGGCCGTTCACGGCCGGTCAACACTTCGCGACCTGTTCGACGACTCGCCGACGCCGCACATCGCGCACCCGCCGCGCACACACCATCGCCACTTCTACGTCGCCACCGACGGGTCCTATCGCCCGGACGGCGGCGGACTCGGCGCGGTCATAGAGGCGCGTGACGGAACGCGGGTGGCGCGCATCGCGGTTCCGGACGCCGCGCCCGACAACAACGTCGCAGAGTACCGAGCGCTCCATCTCGGACTCGACGTGCTCGCGGCGAGAACGCCGCCGCAGACCCGAGTCGGCGTCCTCGTGGACCACGACGACCTCGCGGCCAACGTCAACACCGAAGTGCTCGCCGCCGCCGGTCCCGACTGGCAGGCGGGTCGTTCGCAGTCGATTCCGCGGGGAAGCGACAACCACTGGCGGGGAATCCGGGCCCGCATCGCCGGGTTCGGCGAACTCCGCGCCGCCCGCATCGACGGCCGCGATAACCCCGCTCACCCCCTCGCCAACGCGCCCGGGGAGTACGCCCACGTCAACTACAGAACGGACCGGTGCGTCCTCCCCGAACCGCTCTCCGGAGAGACCGCCGACGCCGACGACCCCCAGTACCCCCCGCCGTCGCGGTTCGAGAGTCACGCCAGCGACTGA
- a CDS encoding CBS domain-containing protein: MHAVARDVMTPDVKTVSPDDDVSEVLGRLARANFNGFPVVDDENRVVGIVTQHDLVGLFQTRDRTLWIPIGFPPFMETLTYAVDVSWDDLDLGIDLLRNVDKPIREVMTEEVVTVSPDTDIDEMLELLTGETRDINRLPVVDEAGRLVGIVARQDVLRTLRDERRATDDGREADEGAGAGA; encoded by the coding sequence ATGCACGCGGTGGCACGTGATGTCATGACACCCGACGTAAAGACCGTCTCGCCGGACGACGACGTGAGCGAGGTTCTGGGTCGCCTCGCGCGAGCGAACTTCAACGGCTTCCCCGTCGTCGACGACGAGAACCGCGTCGTCGGCATCGTCACCCAACACGACCTGGTGGGTCTGTTCCAGACGAGAGACCGGACGCTCTGGATTCCCATCGGCTTCCCGCCGTTCATGGAGACGCTCACCTACGCCGTCGACGTCTCGTGGGACGACTTGGACCTCGGAATCGACCTCCTGCGCAACGTCGACAAGCCGATACGCGAAGTGATGACCGAGGAGGTGGTCACCGTCTCGCCCGACACCGACATCGACGAGATGCTCGAACTTCTCACGGGCGAGACGCGCGACATCAATCGACTGCCGGTGGTGGACGAGGCGGGGCGACTCGTCGGCATCGTCGCGCGGCAGGACGTGTTGAGAACGCTCCGCGACGAACGGCGAGCGACCGACGACGGACGAGAGGCGGACGAGGGCGCGGGTGCGGGCGCGTGA
- a CDS encoding DMT family transporter, with protein sequence MTRYRNAVLFFLLAAAWGAAFMAIKAGLEYIPPVLFAAIRYDIAGVLMLGYAAYATDHPLPRGRNEWTVVVVGSTLLIAGYHALLFIGELDPAVTSAAAAVIVSLSPLLTTGFARAFLPDERLTPLGVAGMVFGLVGVVVLSNPDPNNLLAGGAVAKFLIFAAAACFALGSVLTRRIDSEMPIETMEAWSMIGGALLMHVVSVGLGESMGDVIWSLEAVAALGYLSIVASALGFLVYFDLLDRLGPIEINLVSYVAPVFAALAGWAFLGELPTVHTLVGFLVIFSGFALLKRDAIRAELPRLRRRLDGSNSRTRE encoded by the coding sequence GTGACACGGTACAGAAACGCCGTCCTGTTCTTCCTCTTGGCCGCGGCGTGGGGCGCGGCGTTCATGGCCATCAAAGCCGGACTCGAGTACATCCCGCCGGTCCTGTTCGCGGCGATTCGCTACGACATCGCGGGCGTCCTGATGCTCGGGTACGCCGCCTACGCCACGGACCATCCGCTCCCTCGCGGGCGAAACGAGTGGACAGTCGTCGTCGTGGGTTCGACGCTCCTCATCGCGGGCTACCACGCGCTTCTCTTCATCGGGGAGTTAGACCCCGCGGTCACGAGCGCCGCCGCCGCCGTCATCGTCAGTCTGAGTCCCCTTCTCACGACCGGGTTCGCGCGGGCGTTCCTCCCGGACGAACGCCTGACGCCCCTCGGCGTCGCGGGGATGGTGTTCGGACTCGTCGGCGTCGTCGTCCTGTCGAATCCCGACCCGAACAACCTCCTCGCGGGCGGCGCAGTCGCGAAGTTCCTCATCTTCGCCGCGGCGGCCTGTTTCGCGCTCGGGTCGGTGCTGACGCGCCGCATCGACTCCGAGATGCCCATCGAGACGATGGAGGCGTGGTCGATGATAGGCGGCGCGCTCCTCATGCACGTCGTCAGCGTCGGTCTCGGCGAGTCGATGGGTGACGTGATTTGGTCGCTCGAAGCCGTCGCGGCGCTGGGATATCTCTCCATCGTGGCCAGCGCGCTCGGATTTCTCGTCTATTTCGACCTGTTGGACCGCCTCGGTCCCATCGAAATCAACCTCGTCTCCTACGTCGCGCCCGTGTTCGCGGCGCTCGCGGGGTGGGCGTTCCTCGGCGAACTACCCACGGTCCACACGCTGGTCGGCTTTCTCGTCATCTTCTCGGGGTTCGCTCTCCTGAAGCGAGACGCCATCCGCGCGGAACTGCCGCGCCTGCGACGCCGCCTCGACGGGTCGAACTCCCGAACGCGAGAGTAG
- a CDS encoding transcriptional regulator, producing the protein MADLNPVAKRIHNVSPKPVRLTLADGTSAIYRMHSTQFFQREFQAEGERTDDGADYRLVTSEDNESVLLGRKGAEDSEWSMVGEVAEATRADTDETDVAGD; encoded by the coding sequence ATGGCCGACCTCAACCCGGTTGCAAAGCGCATCCACAACGTCTCGCCGAAGCCCGTCCGATTGACGCTCGCGGACGGAACCTCCGCGATATACCGCATGCACAGCACGCAGTTCTTCCAACGGGAGTTCCAAGCCGAGGGCGAACGGACGGACGACGGGGCCGACTACCGCCTCGTCACGAGCGAAGACAACGAGTCCGTCCTCCTCGGCCGCAAGGGCGCAGAAGACAGCGAGTGGTCGATGGTCGGCGAGGTGGCGGAGGCGACGCGCGCCGACACCGACGAGACGGACGTCGCCGGCGACTGA
- the cmk gene encoding (d)CMP kinase, producing MSEADALTDRRVDSNLFITVSGPPGCGATTLCEGLATALDCGLVSGGDIFRTLAEERDMSLSQLIAKADESDEIDRALDRRLRTIAEKWGAANKAFILESRLAGWLAGNRADLRIWLDAPDEVRVDRTVDREEMEAEMRVREVSEAGRYESYYGIDVTDQSFYDICLNTARWSPEALLDVALTAIAEYDPEADEGAYRTEDVDL from the coding sequence ATGTCCGAGGCAGACGCCCTGACAGACCGCCGGGTCGACAGCAATCTCTTCATCACCGTTTCGGGGCCGCCGGGATGCGGTGCGACGACGCTGTGTGAAGGCCTCGCGACGGCTCTCGACTGCGGACTGGTCTCCGGCGGCGACATCTTCCGGACGCTGGCCGAAGAGCGGGATATGAGCCTCTCGCAACTCATCGCGAAGGCCGACGAGTCCGACGAGATAGACCGAGCGCTCGATAGACGCCTCCGGACGATAGCCGAAAAGTGGGGCGCGGCGAACAAGGCGTTCATCCTCGAATCCCGCCTCGCCGGATGGCTGGCGGGCAACCGCGCGGACCTGCGAATCTGGCTCGACGCGCCCGACGAAGTCCGCGTGGACCGAACGGTCGATAGAGAGGAGATGGAAGCCGAGATGCGCGTGCGAGAGGTGAGCGAGGCCGGACGGTACGAGTCGTACTACGGCATCGACGTCACAGACCAGTCGTTCTACGACATCTGTCTCAACACCGCTCGGTGGAGTCCGGAGGCGCTTCTCGACGTCGCCCTCACGGCGATAGCGGAGTACGACCCCGAGGCCGACGAGGGCGCGTACCGCACCGAAGACGTCGACCTGTAG
- a CDS encoding aldo/keto reductase encodes MPLDTVSLGRTGTTVSELAFGTWRFGRADDEGTIEVGRERAHELLDAYADAGGTFIDTADMYGEGRSETYIGEWLADRDREEFVVASKIYWPTREDPNGSGLNRKHLRHQIDRILERLGTDYVDVLYTHRWDDDTPVEEFMRTLDGFVRDGKVNYLGASTFEPNAWKVVKANELADRRGYEPFSLSQPRYNVVNREIEGNYLEMCADYDIGVVPWSPLAGGFLTGKYTRGEDPPADSRAATDQQFVDSYLTEENFDALDAVEAVAEEVGATPGQVSLAWLMHHGQVTAPIVGARTVEQLDENLAAADISLTADQFDRLTAAKRGV; translated from the coding sequence ATGCCCCTCGATACGGTTTCTCTCGGGCGAACCGGAACGACAGTGTCCGAACTCGCCTTCGGAACGTGGCGGTTCGGCCGCGCGGACGACGAGGGAACGATCGAAGTCGGCCGCGAACGCGCCCACGAACTGCTCGACGCCTACGCCGACGCCGGCGGCACCTTCATCGACACCGCCGACATGTACGGCGAGGGTCGAAGCGAGACGTACATCGGCGAGTGGTTGGCCGACAGAGACAGAGAGGAGTTCGTCGTCGCGTCGAAGATTTACTGGCCGACCCGCGAGGACCCGAACGGAAGCGGTCTGAACCGAAAGCACCTCCGTCACCAGATAGACCGCATCCTCGAACGCCTCGGAACCGACTACGTCGACGTGCTGTACACCCACCGGTGGGACGATGACACGCCCGTAGAGGAGTTCATGCGCACCCTCGATGGGTTCGTCCGCGACGGGAAGGTGAACTACCTCGGCGCGTCCACCTTCGAGCCGAACGCCTGGAAGGTAGTGAAGGCGAACGAACTCGCGGACAGACGCGGGTACGAACCGTTCTCGCTGTCGCAACCGCGGTACAACGTCGTCAACCGAGAGATAGAGGGGAACTACCTCGAGATGTGCGCCGACTACGACATCGGCGTCGTCCCGTGGTCCCCCCTCGCGGGCGGCTTTCTCACGGGGAAGTACACCCGCGGCGAGGACCCACCCGCCGACTCGCGCGCGGCCACGGACCAGCAGTTCGTCGATTCCTACCTCACCGAGGAGAACTTCGACGCCTTAGACGCCGTCGAAGCGGTCGCAGAAGAGGTGGGGGCGACGCCGGGACAGGTGAGTCTCGCGTGGTTGATGCACCACGGACAGGTGACCGCGCCCATCGTCGGCGCGCGCACGGTCGAGCAGTTGGACGAAAACCTCGCCGCGGCGGATATCTCGCTCACCGCGGACCAGTTCGACCGACTCACCGCCGCAAAGCGCGGCGTCTGA